In Desulfobulbaceae bacterium, the genomic stretch ACAACCTGAGCAGTTACCTTATCCTTAACATTAAAAGAACTCCGAATTCTTGACGCATTAACGTCGATAATTTGCTATATCAAAAACAAACTCCTCACCTCTATTGTATAGGAGACCCGTTTTGATTTCTCGTCGGATTCTTTGTGGCGACCATTATACTACCTCAGGGAACATAACCTTGCAGGACCTTCAGATCCCATGAACCAAGATTAGCAGGTTACGGAATATGGCCTCAATCGTTAATCGGTTCAACACATCATTCATGTATTTCATAATAAAAACCAGTGAAATTTATTAAAAAAACCGCCGAGTCGAAGGGGAAAAATTGAGATCTACCCATTAAAAAGTATTGTCGAGAAGTGTTTTCAAAAAAAATCGTAATACTTACCCCATCAATTTACCGCCCCCCAAAGGGCTTCCAAAAAAACATTTATTGCAACTATTCAGAATGAAGGTTTACGAGTTGACAGTTAACGGTTAATGATCCATATCAAGACTGCTCACTCTTCAGAGAGGAAGGAGCAAACAATGATTCCCAACTGATAGCATCGCGGATGAGCCTAGACAGATCAACCAATCACCATCAAACTGAACAAGTTACACTTTTTTAATGACAAACCATCGTCAGAAATTATAATAGACGGCCATGAAATCACCCACACACAAAATCAAGACTAAATTCATCTTTATCACTGGGGGGGTCCTCTCCTCACTTGGCAAGGGCTTGGCTGCCGCCTCTATTGGCGCGCTGCTTGAAAGCCGCGGGCTCAAGATCACCTTCCAGAAACTTGATCCGTATATCAATGTCGACCCCGGCACCATGAACCCATTTCAGCATGGTGAGGTCTATGTCACCGATGATGGGGCCGAAACCGACCTCGACCTGGGCCACTATGAACGATTCTCCTCCGCAGTATTGGGAAAGAACAACAATTACACCTCAGGCCGGATCTATCACTCAGTAATCACCAAGGAACGCCGCGGGGAGTATCATGGGGGGACGGTCCAGGTCATCCCCCACATCACGGATGAAATCAAAAGCGCCATTCTCCAGCTTGACGGCTCAGTCGATGTCGCTATTATTGAAATCGGTGGCACCATTGGTGACATCGAAGGCCAACCCTTCCTGGAGGCAATCCGTCAATTCCGGATCAATCACGGTCGTGAGAACGCACTATTTATCCATGTGACCTGGGTCCCCTACATCAAGACCGCCGGTGAGGTCAAGACCAAACCAACCCAACACAGCGTTAAAGAACTGCGAGCCATCGGCATCCAGCCCGACATCCTGCTCTGCCGCACAGAAAGCCAGCTCTCGAAAGATATCAAGGCCAAAATTGCCCTCTTCTGCAACGTAGACGCCAGCGATGTCATTACCGCCCAAGACGTGGACAGCATCTACGAAGTCCCGATCCGTTTCCGCCAGGAAGGTCTCGACGAAAAAATCTTAAAGCACCTCAACATCTGGACAGGCGCTCCCCGCCTCGACAACTGGGAACAACTACTCGACAAGATCAAGAACCCGACCCACCAGATCACTATTGGGATCATCGGCAAGTATGTCGATCTCACCGAATCATACAAGAGCCTGCACGAAGCGTTAGTCCACGGAGGTGTTGCCAATGACACCCGGGTCAACCTTCGATACGTCAGCGCAGAAGAACTCGAACAACGCAAGGCCGAAGACCTGCTGGAGGGACTGGACGGAATTCTTGTTCCCGGCGGCTTCGGCAAACGAGGCGTTGAGGGCAAGATCAACGCCATCACCTACGCTCGTATCAACAAAATACCATTCTTCGGGATCTGCCTTGGTATGCAACTGGCGGTAATTGAATTTGCCCGCAACCTTGCCGGCATGGCTGATGCCACCAGTAATGAATTTTCCCAAGACACCAAGCACCCAGTTATCTATTTGATGAAAGAGTGGTTTGATTATCGCAACGACACAATCCAGGTCCGCGACGAAACTTCGGACATGGGAGGCACACTCCGCCTGGGCGCATACCCCTGCCGGATGCAGGAAGGCACCTTTGCTCGAAAAGCCTATGGCGTTGAGGCCATCAGTGAACGTCATCGTCACCGCTTCGAATTCAACAACGATTTCCGAGAACAGTTAGTAACCACCGGTCTGATCATCAGCGGCACCTCTCCGGACGACACCCTGGTGGAAATTGTTGAGATAGCCGATCATCCATGGTTTCTTGGCTGCCAGTTTCATCCGGAGTTCAAGTCATCACCCATGAATCCCCACCCACTGTTCCGTGACTTCATTAAAGCCGCCTTGGAAAAACACCAAAACACATGAACTCCGTTAAAATTACCAACACCATCGAGGTCGGCCCTGGCCGGCCTTTTTTATTACTCGCCGGCCCTTGTGTCCTCGAATCAGAGGCTATGGCTATCCAAGTCGCAACAACATTGGCCGACGTATGCTCCCGACTCAACATTTCCTACATCTTCAAGGCCTCTTACGACAAGGCGAACCGCACCTCACTCCAATCATTCCGGGGTCCGGGGCTAAAAGAGGGGATGAAGATATTTGCCAAGATCAAGGCGCTCGGCATCCCGGTAGTCTCAGACGTCCATGAGATCTCACAAGTAGCAGAAGTCAGCCCGACCTTAGATCTCATTCAAATCCCGGCATTTCTCTGCCGTCAAACCGATTTGCTGGTTGCTGCCGCCCACTCAGGCAAGGCTATCTCACTAAAAAAAGGCCAATTCATGTCACCTTGGGACATGGAGTTCGCCGTAAGAAAAATTAAGGAATCAGGCAACTCCAACCTCCTTCTCCTCGAACGCGGGGTCTGCTTCGGCTACAACAACCTTGTGGTAGATATGCGCTCATTCCCGGTTCTTAGAGATCTTGGTTGCCCGGTCATCTACGACGCCACCCACAGCGTACAGCTGCCCGGCGGGGCTGGCGGTTGTTCAGGCGGCCAACGCCAGTTTATTCCACCTTTAGCCAGAGCAGCTGTCGCCTGTGGTATCGACGGTATCTTCATGGAGGTTCACCCAACTCCGGACCTTGCCTTGTGCGATGGCCCCAACTCGATGCCGCTGGATCAGGTAGAGCCACTGCTGCGCCAACTTTTAGCCATCCATCACGTGGTAAACGCATGACAATCGACAGCTGCCCCCCTTCCGCTAACCCATCCGAACAGTACCCCGGAGATTGCGAATTCACCCAATTCCTTCGGGAACGCGCTCAGGCTCGGCACGGAGGCAAGACAGGTCCATTGAGCCGTCAAGCCTGCCTCAATCGGGCAAAAGATATTAAACTCCTTTTACTTGACGTCGATGGCGTCTTAACAGACGGGTCCATCACCTATACCAACAGCGGA encodes the following:
- a CDS encoding 3-deoxy-8-phosphooctulonate synthase — its product is MNSVKITNTIEVGPGRPFLLLAGPCVLESEAMAIQVATTLADVCSRLNISYIFKASYDKANRTSLQSFRGPGLKEGMKIFAKIKALGIPVVSDVHEISQVAEVSPTLDLIQIPAFLCRQTDLLVAAAHSGKAISLKKGQFMSPWDMEFAVRKIKESGNSNLLLLERGVCFGYNNLVVDMRSFPVLRDLGCPVIYDATHSVQLPGGAGGCSGGQRQFIPPLARAAVACGIDGIFMEVHPTPDLALCDGPNSMPLDQVEPLLRQLLAIHHVVNA
- a CDS encoding CTP synthase, producing MKSPTHKIKTKFIFITGGVLSSLGKGLAAASIGALLESRGLKITFQKLDPYINVDPGTMNPFQHGEVYVTDDGAETDLDLGHYERFSSAVLGKNNNYTSGRIYHSVITKERRGEYHGGTVQVIPHITDEIKSAILQLDGSVDVAIIEIGGTIGDIEGQPFLEAIRQFRINHGRENALFIHVTWVPYIKTAGEVKTKPTQHSVKELRAIGIQPDILLCRTESQLSKDIKAKIALFCNVDASDVITAQDVDSIYEVPIRFRQEGLDEKILKHLNIWTGAPRLDNWEQLLDKIKNPTHQITIGIIGKYVDLTESYKSLHEALVHGGVANDTRVNLRYVSAEELEQRKAEDLLEGLDGILVPGGFGKRGVEGKINAITYARINKIPFFGICLGMQLAVIEFARNLAGMADATSNEFSQDTKHPVIYLMKEWFDYRNDTIQVRDETSDMGGTLRLGAYPCRMQEGTFARKAYGVEAISERHRHRFEFNNDFREQLVTTGLIISGTSPDDTLVEIVEIADHPWFLGCQFHPEFKSSPMNPHPLFRDFIKAALEKHQNT